From the genome of Longimicrobium sp., one region includes:
- a CDS encoding ParB N-terminal domain-containing protein: MTRLGGRGRGEQPVVRLDDNALAYDVARDGRSGAGRVQQVRMDRIDPSPYQVRLVFPADEVEKLADSILANGLIHEPRARPHPSRAGRYELMPGEMRIRALERLAERRQADGVLGRDGEGHWLVALMVVEVDDERAEAIVAAENDDRTDLSAWEWAQAYQARRERRRERGQPAGVRDVAASLGGGKKFQTVGEYLQVADALTLEVLLGAGVVSGGEPDHARMARLPLAALQRVARAAGASPTAGAERLLLELKKAGDRAAAEHLAGRERALQAGAGHAGGFQVNIRQSLASLPPRQAAGYLARLAPAVAVLAERAAGLDAGEAGQVAALLEGAAATLRARASVG, encoded by the coding sequence GTGACGCGGCTCGGCGGGCGCGGCCGCGGCGAGCAGCCCGTCGTCCGACTGGACGACAACGCGCTCGCCTACGACGTCGCGCGCGACGGGAGGAGCGGCGCCGGTCGCGTCCAGCAGGTGCGGATGGACCGCATCGATCCCTCCCCGTACCAGGTGCGGCTCGTCTTCCCCGCGGACGAGGTCGAGAAGCTGGCGGACAGCATCCTGGCCAACGGGCTGATCCACGAGCCGCGCGCCCGCCCGCATCCCTCGCGCGCGGGGCGCTACGAGCTGATGCCGGGGGAGATGCGCATCCGCGCGCTGGAGCGGCTGGCCGAGCGCCGGCAGGCGGACGGGGTCCTGGGCCGCGACGGCGAGGGGCACTGGCTCGTCGCGCTCATGGTGGTCGAGGTGGACGATGAGCGGGCGGAGGCGATCGTGGCGGCCGAGAACGACGACCGCACCGACCTCTCCGCGTGGGAGTGGGCGCAGGCCTACCAGGCGCGGCGCGAGCGGCGGCGGGAGCGCGGCCAGCCGGCCGGCGTGCGCGACGTCGCCGCGAGCCTGGGCGGGGGGAAGAAGTTCCAGACGGTGGGGGAGTACCTCCAGGTAGCCGACGCGCTGACGCTGGAGGTGCTGCTCGGGGCGGGCGTGGTGAGCGGCGGGGAGCCGGATCACGCGCGCATGGCGCGGCTGCCGCTGGCCGCGCTGCAGCGCGTGGCGCGCGCTGCCGGCGCGAGCCCGACCGCGGGCGCGGAGCGGCTCCTGCTGGAGCTGAAGAAGGCGGGGGACCGCGCGGCGGCCGAGCACCTGGCTGGGCGCGAGCGTGCGCTCCAGGCCGGCGCGGGTCACGCGGGCGGGTTCCAGGTCAACATCCGCCAGTCGCTCGCGAGCCTCCCTCCCCGGCAGGCGGCGGGGTACCTGGCGCGGCTCGCGCCCGCGGTGGCGGTGCTCGCCGAACGGGCCGCGGGACTCGATGCGGGGGAGGCCGGCCAGGTGGCGGCGCTCCTCGAAGGAGCGGCCGCTACGCTGCGCGCCCGGGCGAGCGTGGGTTAG